Proteins co-encoded in one Rubinisphaera margarita genomic window:
- a CDS encoding type II secretion system F family protein — protein MAYAYQARSKGGQIEAGFVEAVSLAAARQQLRGRGLFPLSVTEHRSMVRNVGRSGRVSKNDLMMMTTQLSIMQKSGTDLAESLKSVARQVTNRRLAEAMRQVVRDIEDGKSFSIALGNQSSVFGEAYVAGIAAGEASGTLGQVLSRLTVLLRNEVRLVNTIRGIITYPAILMLVAFSVINALVFFVLPQFAKVFEDLGRVPPPTTQFLLSFGSFVSGNLIGVGIGLVLAMCGLVVAARSRWFKSWLDRSLLNMPGIGKATRTLLAGRTFRLIGTMIQSGVPLLEAVRLSRRSVSNSEYLRLFDEIETQLTKGNGLSVALLAFDFLPDGLAQMISTAEASGDLGSVMEIVGEHYEDEAERHVRELSKVLEPLIIVLMGGIVSVVVMSVILPLLDMSSSGG, from the coding sequence ATGGCATACGCATATCAGGCACGGTCCAAAGGGGGGCAGATTGAAGCAGGCTTCGTCGAAGCCGTTTCGCTGGCCGCTGCGCGGCAACAGCTGCGCGGCCGCGGACTGTTCCCGTTGTCGGTGACCGAACATCGATCGATGGTGCGGAATGTCGGTCGTTCGGGTCGCGTATCGAAGAACGACCTGATGATGATGACGACGCAGTTGTCAATCATGCAGAAATCGGGAACCGATCTGGCCGAGTCGCTCAAGTCCGTCGCGCGGCAGGTGACCAATCGTCGTCTGGCCGAAGCCATGCGGCAGGTCGTTCGCGATATTGAAGACGGAAAGTCGTTCTCGATCGCGCTCGGGAATCAATCCTCGGTATTCGGCGAAGCGTATGTTGCCGGCATCGCGGCTGGGGAAGCGTCGGGAACACTCGGCCAGGTGCTGTCTCGACTCACAGTCCTGCTGCGAAACGAAGTACGACTGGTCAATACCATTCGCGGGATCATCACCTATCCGGCGATTCTGATGCTGGTCGCGTTTTCGGTGATCAACGCACTCGTGTTCTTCGTGCTTCCGCAGTTTGCGAAGGTCTTCGAAGATCTGGGACGCGTGCCGCCTCCGACGACACAGTTTCTGCTTTCATTCGGTTCCTTTGTCAGTGGCAATCTTATTGGCGTCGGAATCGGACTCGTGCTGGCGATGTGCGGCCTGGTTGTGGCTGCGCGCTCCCGGTGGTTCAAGTCCTGGCTCGATCGATCGTTGTTGAACATGCCGGGGATTGGCAAGGCCACGCGAACCCTTCTGGCGGGACGAACATTCCGCTTGATCGGGACAATGATTCAAAGTGGCGTTCCCTTGCTCGAAGCCGTCCGGCTCAGCCGGCGCTCGGTGAGCAATTCGGAATACCTGCGACTGTTCGACGAGATCGAAACTCAGCTGACAAAGGGCAATGGGCTCTCGGTCGCGTTGCTCGCATTCGACTTTCTGCCTGATGGATTGGCCCAGATGATTTCAACCGCGGAAGCATCGGGCGACCTGGGAAGCGTGATGGAGATTGTCGGAGAGCACTACGAAGATGAAGCCGAGCGTCATGTTCGGGAGCTCTCAAAAGTTCTGGAACCGCTCATCATTGTCTTGATGGGGGGCATCGTTTCCGTCGTCGTCATGTCGGTGATTTTGCCGCTGCTCGATATGTCTTCTTCAGGGGGCTGA